Proteins from one Pseudomonas bijieensis genomic window:
- a CDS encoding aldo/keto reductase family oxidoreductase, producing the protein MNIAGKAGTFSLGDRTINRMGYGAMQLAGPQVFGPPKDPAAAIAVLREAVANGVNHIDTADFYGPHVTNQLIREALHPYAKDLVIVTKVGAVRGADASWNPAHSPAELTRAVHDNLRNLGVEVLDVVNLRVWGELHSPSEASIEESFTTLAELQRQGLIRHLGLSNVTAAQVKQAQGIAQVVCVQNHYNLTHRDDEQLIADLGRQSIAYVPFFPLGGFTPLQSETLSSVAARLQASPLCVALAWLLQRAPNILLIPGTSSLAHLRENLTASELKIPAPLLAELDALV; encoded by the coding sequence ATGAACATTGCAGGCAAGGCAGGCACCTTTTCACTGGGTGATCGCACGATCAATCGCATGGGCTATGGCGCGATGCAGTTGGCGGGGCCCCAGGTCTTCGGGCCGCCGAAAGATCCGGCGGCCGCCATCGCCGTGCTGCGCGAAGCAGTGGCGAACGGGGTCAACCACATCGACACCGCGGATTTCTACGGGCCCCATGTCACCAACCAGTTGATCCGCGAAGCGCTGCACCCTTACGCCAAGGATCTGGTCATCGTGACCAAGGTCGGTGCCGTTCGCGGTGCCGATGCGTCCTGGAACCCGGCCCACAGCCCCGCCGAGCTGACTCGGGCGGTCCACGACAACCTGCGCAACCTGGGCGTGGAGGTCCTGGACGTAGTCAACCTGCGGGTGTGGGGCGAGCTGCATTCGCCCTCGGAGGCTTCCATCGAGGAATCGTTCACGACACTGGCCGAGTTGCAGCGCCAGGGTCTCATCCGCCACCTGGGCCTGAGCAATGTCACGGCCGCTCAGGTCAAGCAGGCCCAGGGCATTGCCCAGGTGGTCTGCGTGCAGAACCACTACAACCTGACCCATCGCGACGACGAACAACTCATCGCTGACCTCGGTCGGCAGAGCATCGCCTACGTGCCGTTCTTCCCCCTGGGCGGCTTCACACCGCTGCAATCGGAAACCCTTTCCAGCGTGGCGGCGCGCTTGCAGGCGTCACCGCTGTGTGTGGCCCTTGCGTGGTTGCTGCAACGTGCGCCGAACATCCTGCTGATTCCCGGCACATCGTCCCTGGCGCACCTGCGGGAAAACCTCACGGCCAGTGAGCTGAAGATCCCTGCGCCGCTGCTCGCCGAGCTGGACGCACTGGTCTAG
- the kefF gene encoding glutathione-regulated potassium-efflux system oxidoreductase KefF has translation MILIIYAHPYPDKSRVNQLMLKRVSNNPDVVIRSLYELYPNFDIDVEAEQHAVEQADLVVLQHPMYWYSTPPLLKLWIDKVFTHGWAYGKGAVALKDKRLLWAVTTGGDQAHFAIGDYPGFTALAQPLHATAIYCGMRWLEPVVVHGAYAADPDAQHAQIEHYGARLAAWKED, from the coding sequence ATGATTCTTATCATTTATGCGCACCCCTACCCCGACAAATCGCGGGTCAACCAGTTGATGCTCAAGCGAGTGTCGAACAACCCGGACGTGGTCATACGTTCGCTCTACGAGCTCTATCCCAATTTCGATATCGACGTCGAGGCGGAACAGCATGCGGTGGAACAAGCCGATCTTGTGGTGCTCCAGCACCCGATGTATTGGTACAGCACCCCGCCCCTGCTGAAACTGTGGATCGATAAAGTCTTCACCCACGGCTGGGCCTACGGCAAAGGCGCCGTCGCCCTCAAAGACAAGCGCCTGCTGTGGGCCGTCACCACCGGTGGCGATCAAGCGCATTTTGCGATCGGCGACTACCCAGGTTTTACCGCGTTGGCCCAACCCCTCCACGCCACGGCCATTTACTGCGGCATGCGCTGGTTGGAACCGGTGGTCGTGCATGGCGCCTATGCCGCCGACCCTGACGCCCAACATGCACAAATCGAACACTATGGCGCTCGCCTGGCCGCCTGGAAGGAAGATTGA
- a CDS encoding LysR family transcriptional regulator: MATDIQDLLAFVAVVNAGGFREGARMSGKSASSLSDAVRRTESRLGVRLLNRTTRSVVPTEAGARLMERIVPALGEVEAAMDVVNDFRDRPSGTLRLNVPVSAARLVLPALITPFLQSYPDIRLEVIAEESFVDMLAAGCDAGIRYDERLEQDMIALPIGPRFQRFATAASPAYLDAWGRPEHPRDLLKHACLRGKFPSGAMPLWEYERDGETISVDPSGPLIVRIGGAVDLSVQAAVDGLGIVYLFEDWLRPYLDSGALEPVLEPWWQRFTGPFLYYPGRRYLPSPLRAFVDFINAQRYGSESVREDVGTANRPAS; the protein is encoded by the coding sequence ATGGCGACGGATATTCAAGACTTGCTGGCCTTCGTGGCCGTGGTCAATGCAGGGGGCTTTCGTGAAGGCGCGCGGATGAGCGGCAAGTCTGCCTCGAGCCTCAGCGATGCCGTACGCCGGACGGAAAGCCGGCTCGGCGTGCGCTTGCTCAACCGCACCACCCGCAGCGTGGTGCCGACCGAGGCCGGTGCGCGGTTGATGGAACGCATCGTCCCGGCCCTGGGCGAAGTCGAGGCGGCGATGGACGTGGTCAACGATTTTCGCGACCGTCCTTCCGGCACCCTCCGGCTGAACGTGCCGGTCAGCGCCGCCCGCCTGGTGTTGCCGGCGCTCATCACGCCGTTTTTGCAAAGCTATCCCGACATCCGCCTGGAGGTGATCGCCGAAGAGAGCTTCGTCGACATGCTCGCCGCCGGTTGTGACGCCGGTATTCGCTACGACGAGCGTCTGGAGCAGGACATGATCGCCCTCCCCATCGGCCCACGGTTTCAGCGCTTCGCAACAGCCGCATCCCCGGCGTACCTCGACGCCTGGGGGCGCCCCGAACACCCTCGGGATCTGCTCAAGCACGCCTGCCTGCGGGGCAAATTTCCCAGTGGCGCGATGCCGCTCTGGGAGTATGAACGTGACGGCGAAACCATCAGCGTCGACCCGAGCGGTCCGTTGATTGTCAGGATCGGCGGCGCAGTGGACCTGTCGGTGCAAGCTGCAGTGGACGGGTTAGGGATCGTCTACCTGTTCGAGGACTGGCTACGGCCCTACCTGGACAGCGGCGCCCTCGAACCGGTACTCGAACCCTGGTGGCAGCGCTTCACCGGGCCATTCCTCTACTACCCCGGCCGTCGCTACCTGCCCTCGCCGTTGAGGGCTTTCGTGGACTTCATCAATGCACAACGGTATGGGAGCGAGTCTGTCCGCGAGGACGTCGGCACGGCCAACCGCCCCGCAAGCTGA
- a CDS encoding ATP-binding protein, translating to MKCTRRPWDTLARWIALTTLVAMLTLLALNALFSQLTDAWARPPLMETGLIEKIAAITRIIDSATPEQRPTIARTASDPIFNTQWLQRHEEAKLPVIDDPEYSDGALRLRQQLGRPDARIEGYEPSDWPTGQPGARYAAMIELTDHSWVMFSLPARSWGLEEWKRNLIMLALILVSTIIVALIATRHLAAPLQRFAEGARRFGVDHKAPPIPVVGPHEIRQAILAFNAMQAQLKHFIEDRTQMLAAISHDLRTPLTRMRLRGEFIEDAEQQSRLFRDVDEMQAMINSALEFFRDDARLEHATAFDLAELLHTIVDDLKDAGTEVGFEGTQRLVYVGRPIGIKRALVNLIDNAIKYGGEPTVRLEADAHRVDIRILDHGPGIDAQYLEQVFAPFFRIEGSRNKHTGGVGLGLSAARATVLEHGGTLTLSNRRDGGLEARVSLPLD from the coding sequence ATGAAATGCACTCGACGGCCATGGGATACGCTGGCGCGCTGGATCGCCCTGACCACCCTGGTTGCCATGCTCACGTTGCTGGCCCTGAACGCGCTGTTCAGTCAACTGACTGATGCCTGGGCCCGCCCTCCCCTGATGGAAACCGGTCTGATTGAAAAGATCGCCGCCATCACCCGCATCATCGACTCGGCAACGCCCGAGCAGCGGCCCACGATTGCCAGGACAGCCAGTGACCCGATCTTCAACACACAATGGCTCCAACGCCATGAAGAAGCCAAGCTGCCAGTGATCGACGACCCCGAATACAGCGATGGCGCACTGCGCTTGCGCCAACAGTTGGGCCGGCCCGACGCGAGGATCGAGGGCTATGAGCCGAGCGACTGGCCCACCGGCCAGCCCGGCGCACGCTACGCCGCGATGATCGAATTGACCGACCACTCGTGGGTCATGTTTTCCCTGCCTGCGCGCAGTTGGGGGCTGGAGGAATGGAAGCGCAACCTGATCATGCTGGCGCTGATCCTGGTGTCGACGATTATCGTCGCGCTGATCGCCACGCGACACCTGGCAGCGCCCTTGCAACGCTTTGCCGAAGGCGCCAGGCGCTTCGGCGTGGATCACAAGGCACCGCCTATTCCCGTCGTCGGCCCACATGAAATCCGCCAGGCGATCCTCGCCTTCAATGCCATGCAGGCCCAGCTAAAGCACTTCATCGAGGACCGCACCCAGATGCTCGCCGCCATCTCCCACGACCTTCGCACGCCCTTGACCCGCATGCGCCTGCGTGGCGAGTTCATCGAGGATGCCGAGCAGCAATCCCGGCTGTTCAGGGACGTCGATGAAATGCAGGCGATGATCAATTCAGCCCTGGAGTTCTTCCGCGACGATGCCCGGCTTGAACATGCCACCGCGTTCGACCTGGCCGAGCTGCTGCACACCATCGTCGATGACCTCAAGGACGCCGGCACCGAGGTTGGGTTCGAAGGCACCCAGCGCCTGGTTTATGTCGGCCGGCCCATCGGCATCAAGCGTGCATTGGTCAACCTGATCGACAATGCGATCAAATATGGCGGCGAGCCGACGGTTCGCCTCGAAGCCGACGCCCACCGTGTGGACATTCGCATCCTGGACCACGGGCCCGGCATCGACGCCCAATACCTTGAGCAGGTCTTCGCGCCGTTCTTTCGCATCGAAGGCTCTCGCAACAAGCACACCGGCGGCGTCGGGCTGGGCCTGTCGGCGGCCCGGGCGACGGTGCTGGAGCATGGCGGGACACTGACCTTGAGCAACCGTCGGGATGGCGGGTTGGAGGCCAGGGTCTCGCTACCGCTTGACTGA
- a CDS encoding SOS response-associated peptidase family protein: MCDGLVQHVSSKDSLAYFAQRDTPGNRFATLVTPLELCVTTPPKPQERHALIKPGMQVSAIRRRGGHLECIKVRWGWSPIWSVGTMPPLTHLPLHLVMRSKVFDPIKHEGRVLVAVEGWYESQPPASPSQAQQLTYTTDRQSTPIFLAALAQASETPFGCDGLALVTYGDIASQQQRVLAFSAEDALDWLAPELGWEQAQRLAARLNGAQPPLEPAVTAQRPAQRL; encoded by the coding sequence ATGTGTGACGGTCTTGTTCAACACGTTTCTTCAAAAGACTCCCTGGCGTATTTCGCCCAGCGAGATACGCCCGGCAACCGTTTCGCTACCCTCGTGACGCCCTTGGAGCTGTGCGTGACAACGCCGCCCAAGCCTCAGGAGCGGCATGCCCTGATCAAGCCAGGCATGCAGGTCAGCGCCATTCGCCGGCGCGGTGGGCACTTGGAGTGCATCAAGGTTCGCTGGGGCTGGTCGCCGATCTGGTCGGTGGGAACGATGCCGCCGCTCACGCATCTGCCCTTGCATCTGGTCATGCGTTCCAAAGTCTTCGATCCCATCAAGCACGAAGGCCGCGTACTGGTCGCCGTGGAGGGCTGGTATGAGTCGCAGCCCCCCGCCTCACCCTCTCAGGCGCAACAGCTCACCTACACGACCGACCGGCAATCGACCCCGATCTTCCTGGCCGCCCTGGCCCAGGCCAGCGAGACCCCGTTTGGCTGTGACGGCCTGGCCCTGGTGACGTATGGCGACATCGCCAGTCAACAGCAGCGGGTACTGGCTTTCAGTGCCGAAGATGCACTCGACTGGCTGGCGCCCGAGCTGGGATGGGAGCAGGCACAGCGACTGGCCGCACGCCTGAACGGCGCGCAACCACCCCTTGAACCGGCAGTGACAGCCCAACGTCCGGCCCAGAGGCTTTAA
- a CDS encoding response regulator produces MSHLLLVDDDLEVLALLRKFLEQHGYSVDVAADGNALWQAVERRVPDLIILDVMLPGDNGLVLCQRLRTEHTVAIIMLTAMGELSDRVVGLELGADDYLTKPFDARELLARVRAVLRRTGEARGTLSDSSRPILEFENWQLDVTRRELRSPDKVMIPLSAGEFELLLVFVEHPRRVLTRQQLLDLARGETFEAFDRSIDVQVSRLRRKLETDLTGASMIRTVRNSGYLFSPHVVKR; encoded by the coding sequence GTGAGCCATTTATTACTGGTGGACGATGACCTCGAAGTCCTCGCCCTCTTGCGCAAGTTCCTCGAACAACATGGCTATAGCGTGGATGTGGCCGCCGACGGCAACGCCTTGTGGCAGGCGGTGGAGCGTCGGGTGCCGGACCTCATCATCCTCGACGTCATGCTGCCGGGCGACAACGGTCTGGTGCTCTGCCAACGACTGCGAACCGAGCACACGGTCGCCATCATCATGCTCACCGCCATGGGCGAATTGAGTGACCGCGTCGTCGGTCTGGAGCTGGGGGCGGACGATTACCTGACCAAGCCCTTCGACGCCCGAGAGCTGTTGGCCCGGGTACGTGCCGTGCTCCGGCGCACCGGAGAAGCCAGGGGGACGTTGAGCGACTCATCCCGACCCATCCTGGAGTTCGAAAACTGGCAGCTGGACGTCACCCGGCGCGAACTGCGCTCGCCGGACAAGGTCATGATCCCGCTGTCCGCCGGAGAATTCGAACTGCTGCTGGTCTTTGTCGAACACCCGCGTCGGGTGCTGACCCGCCAGCAGTTGCTGGACCTGGCGCGCGGCGAAACCTTCGAGGCGTTCGACCGCAGCATCGATGTCCAGGTCAGCCGCTTGCGACGCAAGTTGGAGACCGACCTCACCGGTGCGTCGATGATCCGCACCGTGCGCAACAGCGGCTACCTGTTCAGCCCCCATGTGGTGAAGCGATGA
- a CDS encoding VacJ family lipoprotein, whose amino-acid sequence MPITKPAPLFVRSTVVVVLTALASGCSSTPAAKPGSCESANYTVHDPAEPVNRGIFAFNRTVDDYALAPVARGYRKLPETFQAGVHNFVANFGEPKVFINDLLQGNAQRSVNTLGRFVINTTAGIVGLIDVSGKLGIERHKADFGQTFGVWNVAPGPIVELPLLGSANLRDATGEVLSFAVDPFGDNSSTVETLGTINTVGGVVDGRAEALPLTDQLQAEPDYYVALRDATAQRRADFVAQGKLGAVVQDNPQCENGAAADE is encoded by the coding sequence ATGCCGATCACCAAACCCGCCCCATTGTTTGTTCGATCCACCGTTGTAGTTGTTTTGACGGCACTCGCCAGCGGTTGCTCCAGCACGCCGGCTGCAAAACCAGGCTCGTGTGAAAGCGCGAATTACACCGTTCACGATCCTGCGGAACCGGTCAACCGCGGCATCTTCGCGTTCAACCGAACCGTGGATGACTATGCGCTGGCCCCGGTTGCCCGTGGTTATCGCAAGCTGCCGGAGACGTTCCAGGCCGGCGTCCACAACTTCGTGGCGAACTTCGGCGAGCCCAAGGTGTTCATCAACGACCTGCTGCAAGGCAACGCCCAACGCTCGGTCAACACACTGGGCCGTTTCGTCATCAACACCACGGCGGGTATCGTCGGGTTGATCGACGTGTCGGGCAAGCTGGGCATCGAGCGCCACAAGGCCGATTTCGGCCAGACCTTCGGCGTCTGGAACGTCGCGCCCGGGCCGATCGTGGAGCTGCCGTTGCTGGGCAGCGCCAACCTGAGGGACGCCACGGGCGAAGTGCTGAGTTTCGCCGTCGACCCGTTCGGCGACAACAGCAGCACTGTCGAGACCCTGGGCACGATCAACACTGTCGGCGGCGTTGTCGATGGCCGCGCCGAGGCATTGCCTCTGACAGACCAGTTGCAGGCCGAACCGGATTACTACGTGGCGCTTCGCGATGCAACGGCGCAGCGGCGTGCCGATTTTGTCGCACAGGGCAAGTTGGGGGCGGTCGTGCAGGATAACCCGCAATGCGAGAATGGAGCTGCCGCTGATGAGTAG
- a CDS encoding MBL fold metallo-hydrolase yields MNIQQIRNATIILQFGPYRVLVDPMLAAKGTLPPLRLFGATQRNPLVELPACTAKDLEAVTHCLITHCQKGHFDHLDGAAKRWLREKQIPVICTPHDAPYLAKRGLNVQALAQAHDQPHSFLGGTIRSVRCTHGLGLVGKLMEHGVGYLIELPGEPIVYLSGDTVLTPTVCEFILRHQPQVSVVPAGGARFDVGGDIIMGIDETLEFTRLSHGTVVANHLEAISHCPTTRKALAEAAARAGVGDRLLIPEDGETLIFQAA; encoded by the coding sequence ATGAACATCCAGCAGATCCGTAACGCCACGATCATTCTTCAATTCGGCCCGTATCGCGTGCTCGTCGACCCGATGCTGGCTGCCAAGGGCACGCTGCCGCCGCTTCGACTGTTCGGTGCCACGCAGCGCAATCCGCTGGTGGAGCTTCCGGCTTGCACAGCGAAGGACCTTGAGGCTGTCACCCATTGCCTGATCACCCACTGCCAGAAAGGCCATTTCGACCATCTGGACGGCGCGGCCAAGCGATGGCTGAGGGAAAAACAGATCCCGGTCATCTGCACACCCCATGACGCCCCGTACCTCGCCAAGCGGGGCTTGAATGTCCAGGCGCTTGCCCAGGCACATGACCAACCCCACTCATTCCTGGGCGGCACCATCCGCTCCGTCCGCTGCACCCATGGGCTGGGCCTGGTGGGCAAGTTGATGGAGCACGGCGTCGGCTACCTGATCGAGCTGCCCGGGGAGCCAATCGTCTACCTCAGCGGCGACACCGTACTCACCCCCACCGTGTGCGAATTCATCCTGCGCCACCAGCCGCAGGTCAGCGTGGTCCCGGCAGGCGGGGCCCGCTTCGATGTGGGCGGCGACATCATCATGGGCATCGACGAGACGCTGGAATTCACCCGCCTGTCCCACGGGACCGTGGTGGCCAATCACCTGGAAGCGATCAGCCACTGCCCGACGACCCGCAAGGCCCTCGCCGAAGCCGCCGCGAGGGCCGGTGTCGGAGACCGGTTGTTGATACCGGAAGATGGCGAGACATTGATTTTCCAGGCGGCCTAG
- a CDS encoding GlxA family transcriptional regulator has product MTKKIRIGLLLFPGCMPAGLFAFADLLHAANRRRGLTLFEARYIALQAGPVVCAHGVTLHAEAALGSIALDAVLVPGFWAESAEQVNALLVDQTALVSALSKLARTLRLWSYCTGVCLLAASGRLDGQGATVTWWLAQAMQQQYRKVLWQSEQNCVFNERTATASGVNGYLPIAEKLIERSVSSDVLRDITRLMVLPRPAIAHGAFQGSALIEQPSGWLRQLHGLIEQMPAERITVQALASELAVSERTLARKVSRETGQAVATYARRIKLNQVSERLTLTALPLASIGAELGFSSSSNLQRMFKALTGLTPVQYRRKFGRV; this is encoded by the coding sequence ATGACCAAAAAAATCCGAATCGGTCTGCTTCTGTTTCCCGGCTGCATGCCCGCCGGCCTGTTTGCCTTCGCCGATCTGCTGCATGCCGCCAACCGCAGAAGAGGGCTGACGTTGTTCGAGGCACGCTACATCGCGTTGCAAGCCGGGCCGGTGGTGTGTGCCCATGGCGTGACCCTGCACGCGGAAGCGGCCCTGGGCAGCATCGCGCTGGATGCTGTCCTGGTTCCCGGCTTCTGGGCCGAATCGGCCGAGCAGGTGAATGCGCTGCTGGTTGATCAAACGGCTCTCGTGAGCGCGCTGTCCAAGCTTGCCCGAACGCTGCGGCTCTGGTCCTATTGCACCGGCGTCTGCCTGCTGGCCGCCAGTGGTCGCCTGGACGGGCAGGGCGCGACGGTGACCTGGTGGCTGGCGCAAGCGATGCAGCAGCAGTATCGAAAAGTCCTTTGGCAAAGCGAGCAGAACTGCGTGTTCAACGAACGCACGGCGACCGCGTCCGGAGTGAACGGCTACCTGCCCATCGCCGAAAAACTCATCGAACGCAGCGTCAGCAGCGACGTGCTGCGGGACATTACCCGGCTCATGGTGCTGCCGCGCCCGGCCATTGCCCATGGAGCGTTCCAAGGCAGTGCGCTGATCGAGCAACCCAGCGGATGGCTGCGGCAGTTGCATGGCTTGATCGAACAGATGCCGGCCGAGCGGATCACCGTTCAGGCACTGGCAAGCGAGCTGGCGGTGTCCGAGCGTACCTTGGCACGCAAGGTCAGCCGTGAAACGGGCCAGGCGGTCGCGACCTATGCCCGGCGCATCAAGTTGAACCAGGTCAGCGAACGCCTGACGTTGACGGCGCTGCCTCTTGCCAGCATCGGCGCCGAGCTGGGTTTCAGCAGCAGCTCCAACTTGCAGCGCATGTTCAAGGCGCTGACCGGGCTGACGCCGGTGCAATACCGGCGCAAGTTCGGGCGTGTATGA
- a CDS encoding RidA family protein, which produces MSNPDITFVPDPDADSISSDVAGFGGLLVSTQIPTHADGSLELGDIALQSECTLQALKTALERAGSSMDRVLHLTIYLTDMADRAAFNEVYKRFFAKPWPVRAAVGVAALAVEGMKVEVTAMAAKG; this is translated from the coding sequence ATGAGCAACCCAGACATCACGTTCGTTCCAGATCCGGATGCGGATTCCATTTCCTCCGACGTCGCCGGCTTCGGCGGCCTGCTGGTTTCCACGCAAATCCCCACCCACGCCGATGGCAGCCTGGAACTGGGCGATATCGCGCTGCAGAGCGAATGCACACTGCAGGCCCTCAAGACCGCCCTGGAGCGCGCCGGCAGTTCCATGGACCGAGTCCTGCACCTGACCATCTATCTGACCGACATGGCGGATCGCGCCGCTTTCAACGAGGTTTACAAACGCTTCTTCGCCAAGCCTTGGCCGGTTCGTGCAGCGGTGGGCGTGGCCGCGCTGGCGGTCGAGGGGATGAAAGTGGAAGTGACGGCGATGGCGGCGAAGGGCTGA
- the kefC gene encoding glutathione-regulated potassium-efflux system protein KefC gives METHSLIEMLIYLASATLIVPIAVRFGLGPVLGYLLAGCIIGPWGLKLITDVKAILEFAEIGVVLMLFIIGLELDPKRLWALRRMVFGGGALQMLACGAAIGLFCTALGLNWTAALLVGLTLSLSSTAIAMQAMSERNLTATAVGRSSFAVLLFQDIAAIPLVAMIPLLSAHGDTPSGTALLLSIGKIVAAIAIVVLLGRYVTRPLLRFAARSGLREIFSAVALFLVFGFGFLLEEAGLSMAMGAFLAGVLLASSEYRHALESDIEPFKGLLLGLFFIGVGMSIDFGTLVNAPLKVITLTLGFILIKLLVIKLAGRFLNVPAGQRSWQAVLLGQGSEFAFVVFGAATVAGILTDQWGKSLTLAVALSMCLTPLLILLLDRFESVTRKNQRESDLVDQQNPRVIIAGFGRFGQIAGRLLMSCGVEVVVLDHDPDNIETLRKFGVKVFYGDATRLDLLHAAGAAQAVVLINAIDNQEDNLTLTRLAQEHFPALQLIVRARDMGHLITLRQMGVEAAERETFESALSLGRSALERMGVGAYEARERADQFRRLNLKMLEEIVAQPEDDLKFRHDAYRRANALLTEMFNEDRAHPVDSWPEHHRNETDKTPS, from the coding sequence ATGGAGACTCACAGCCTGATTGAAATGCTCATCTACCTGGCCTCGGCGACGCTGATCGTCCCGATTGCCGTTCGATTTGGCCTGGGCCCGGTGCTGGGTTATCTACTGGCCGGGTGCATCATCGGCCCGTGGGGGCTGAAGCTGATTACCGACGTCAAGGCGATCCTGGAGTTCGCTGAAATCGGCGTGGTCCTGATGCTGTTCATTATCGGCCTTGAACTCGACCCCAAACGGCTCTGGGCCCTGCGCCGGATGGTGTTTGGTGGCGGTGCCCTGCAGATGCTCGCCTGTGGCGCTGCCATTGGCTTGTTCTGTACGGCCCTGGGCCTGAACTGGACGGCGGCGCTGCTGGTCGGCCTGACCCTGAGCCTGTCCTCCACGGCCATCGCCATGCAGGCCATGAGCGAACGCAACCTGACCGCCACCGCCGTCGGGCGCAGCAGCTTTGCCGTGCTGCTGTTCCAGGACATCGCTGCGATTCCGCTGGTGGCGATGATTCCGCTGTTGTCGGCCCACGGCGACACCCCTTCGGGCACCGCGCTGTTGCTATCGATTGGCAAAATCGTCGCTGCCATCGCCATCGTCGTGCTGTTGGGTCGCTACGTGACGCGACCGCTGCTGCGCTTCGCCGCCCGCTCAGGCCTGCGGGAGATTTTCAGTGCCGTCGCGCTATTCCTGGTGTTCGGCTTCGGCTTCCTGCTGGAGGAAGCTGGGTTGTCGATGGCCATGGGCGCGTTCCTCGCCGGGGTGCTGCTGGCCAGCTCCGAATACCGCCATGCGCTGGAAAGCGACATCGAGCCGTTCAAGGGCCTGCTGTTGGGTCTGTTTTTCATCGGCGTCGGCATGTCGATCGATTTCGGCACGCTGGTCAACGCACCGCTCAAAGTGATCACCCTGACCCTGGGTTTCATCCTGATCAAGCTGCTGGTGATCAAGCTGGCGGGCCGGTTCCTCAACGTCCCCGCCGGCCAGCGCTCCTGGCAGGCGGTGTTGCTGGGCCAGGGCAGCGAGTTCGCCTTCGTCGTGTTTGGCGCGGCGACCGTGGCCGGCATCCTGACCGATCAATGGGGCAAGAGCCTGACCCTGGCGGTGGCCTTGTCCATGTGCCTGACGCCCTTGCTGATTCTGCTGCTGGATCGCTTCGAGTCCGTCACCCGGAAAAACCAGCGCGAATCCGACCTCGTCGACCAGCAGAACCCACGGGTGATCATCGCCGGGTTCGGCCGCTTCGGGCAGATTGCCGGACGCCTGCTGATGTCCTGCGGCGTCGAGGTGGTGGTACTGGATCATGACCCTGACAACATCGAGACGCTGCGCAAGTTCGGCGTGAAAGTCTTTTATGGCGATGCCACGCGCCTCGATCTGTTGCACGCCGCCGGCGCGGCTCAAGCGGTGGTGCTGATCAATGCGATCGACAATCAGGAAGACAACCTGACGCTGACCCGGCTGGCCCAGGAGCACTTCCCCGCATTGCAGTTGATCGTGCGGGCGCGGGACATGGGACACCTCATTACCCTGCGGCAGATGGGCGTGGAAGCGGCCGAACGGGAAACTTTCGAGAGCGCGCTGTCATTGGGTCGCAGTGCCCTGGAGCGCATGGGCGTCGGGGCTTACGAAGCGCGCGAACGGGCGGATCAGTTCCGGCGGCTGAACCTCAAGATGCTGGAGGAAATCGTCGCCCAGCCGGAAGACGACCTCAAGTTCCGCCATGACGCCTACCGCCGCGCCAATGCGCTACTCACGGAGATGTTCAACGAAGACCGTGCCCACCCCGTCGACAGTTGGCCGGAACATCATCGCAACGAAACCGACAAGACGCCGAGTTGA